One window of Aspergillus oryzae RIB40 DNA, chromosome 3 genomic DNA carries:
- a CDS encoding uncharacterized protein (histones H3 and H4), giving the protein MPFRSRLYSPHAYVPLFLFFSSSLSLSLLSKSTKLLIRKLPSQRLIREIAQDIKSDLRFQSSAIATLQESVEAYLVSLFEDTNPRAIHTKRVTIQSKDIQLATMRHLAPTKLS; this is encoded by the exons ATGCCATTTCGTAGCAGACTCT ATTCTCCCCACGCCTATgtccctctctttcttttcttctcctcctccctctccctttctcttctctccaagtccaccaaGCTCCTGATCCGCAAGCTCCCCTCCCAGCGTCTAATCCGTGAAATCGCCCAGGACATCAAGTCCGACCTGCGCTTCCAGTCCTCCGCCATCGCTACTCTCCAGGAGTCCGTTGAGGCCTACCTCGTCTCTCTTTTCGAGGACACCAACCCTCGCGCCATCCACACCAAGCGTGTTACCATCCAGTCCAAGGACATCCAGCTCGCCACCATGCGT CACCTGGCTCCTACCAAGCTCTCTTGA